A window of Rhinolophus ferrumequinum isolate MPI-CBG mRhiFer1 chromosome X, mRhiFer1_v1.p, whole genome shotgun sequence contains these coding sequences:
- the GPRASP2 gene encoding G-protein coupled receptor-associated sorting protein 2, translated as MTGAEIEPGAQAKAEKKAREEVAGGAERENEVPMVVRPKVRTQAQVMPGARPKTASKAMNGATPETESQVMAGSGLQTDSQVMAVARSRSEAQRMSGARPKTEARAVGRACSKTEAKAITGPRHKEEAQAWAQTEFGAQAMSQTEGMPQTNAEAWPLLSTECGSGAKPMSLSVDREQLRVDAEIFPGSQGQMGIQPWFGSGEETDTGSWCYPRPRARAEGSNESGFWSADETSTMSSFWAREEASIRSWPREESNTRSRHRAKYQPNTRSRPRSKPDPYIDSWSGSEEESGNPFCLWAGENTNMLFRPRVRDEANVRSKLRTKIEDVSESEDEYFKESWFVPGEEADNRFRLRDKTEPSTILKPRAKKDVDNSDRVKQEPRFEEEVIIGSWFWAEKEAGTEAGASVICESMPGAEEGAIGGSSFETEEKFSLGAVAREETRPESEEEAIFGSWFWDRDEACFDLNPNPVYKASPRFHDSAEEINTSSRPQTWEEVTVEFKPGPCYFVGFPSPNPFRIPEEAAAAAFAELFEEKPQNAERTPEGEEQESVLQRNQADPEFPFQYEPSYRSVREIREHLRTRESAEPESWSCSCIQCELKIGSGEFEELLLLMDKIRDPFIQEISKIAMGMRSASQFTRDFIRDSGVVSLIETLLNYPSSRVRTQFLENMILMAPPYPNLNMIETFICQVCEETLAQTVDSPEQLLGLRLLRYLTTTTDYHTLVANYMSVFLSLLVTGNATTKFHVLKMLLNLSENAVVAKKLFNAKALSIFVGLFNIEESNDNIQIVIKMFRNISNIIRNGTMALIDDDFSLEPLIAAFHEFENLAKDLQTQIDNQHDPDPEGGQQS; from the coding sequence ATGACTGGGGCTGAGATTGAGCCTGGTGCCCAGGCCAAGGCTGAAAAGAAGGCTAGAGAAGAGGTTGCAGgtggggctgagagagagaaCGAAGTCCCGATGGTGGTCAGACCCAAGGTTAGGACCCAGGCCCAGGTAATGCCTGGGGCAAGGCCCAAAACTGCATCCAAGGCTATGAATGGGGCAACGCCTGAAACGGAGTCCCAGGTGATGGCTGGGTCAGGGCTCCAAACTGATTCCCAAGTAATGGCTGTGGCAAGGTCCAGAAGTGAAGCCCAGAGAATGTCTGGGGCAAGGCCAAAAACAGAGGCCAGGGCAGTAGGTAGGGCATGTTCTAAAACTGAGGCCAAGGCAATCACTGGGCCAAGGCACAAGGAAGAAGCCCAGGCTTGGGCCCAGACTGAGTTTGGGGCTCAGGCAATGTCCCAAACAGAGGGCATGCCCCAGACCAATGCAGAAGCCTGGCCACTGCTCAGTACTGAGTGTGGGTCAGGTGCTAAACCTATGTCCCTATCTGTAGATAGGGAACAGCTCAGGGTGGATGCTGAGATCTTTCCTGGTTCTCAGGGTCAGATGGGAATCCAACCCTGGTTTGGATCAGGGGAGGAAACTGATACTGGGTCTTGGTGCTATCCCAGGCCCAGGGCCAGAGCGGAGGGCTCTAATGAATCTGGATTCTGGTCAGCAGATGAGACCTCTACGATGTCTTCCTTCTGGGCTAGAGAAGAGGCCAGTATCAGATCGTGGCCCAGGGAAGAGTCCAATACCAGGTCCAGGCACAGGGCTAAATATCAGCCTAACACCAGATCTAGGCCGAGATCCAAGCCAGATCCCTATATTGATTCTTGGTCTGGATCTGAGGAGGAGTCTGGCAACCCATTCTGCTTGTGGGCTGGAGAAAATACCAATATGTTGTTCAGGCCCAGAGTCAGAGATGAGGCAAATGTTAGGTCCAAGCTCAGGACAAAGATAGAGGATGTTTCTGAGTCTGAAGATGAGTACTTTAAGGAGTCCTGGTTTGTGCCTGGAGAAGAAGCCGATAATAGATTCAGGCTCAGAGACAAGACAGAGCCCAGTACTATCCTGAAGCCCAGGGCCAAGAAAGATGTTGATAACAGTGATAGGGTCAAACAGGAGCCCAGGTTTGAGGAGGAAGTCATCATTGGGTCCTGGTTCTGGGCAGAGAAAGAGGCCGGTACGGAGGCCGGGGCTTCTGTCATCTGTGAGTCCatgccaggggctgaggagggGGCCATCGGTGGATCCTCGTTTGAGACTGAGGAAAAGTTCAGTTTGGGGGCTGTGGCCAGAGAAGAGACCAGGCCAGAGTCTGAAGAAGAGGCCATATTTGGATCCTGGTTCTGGGACAGGGATGAGGCCTGCTTTGACCTAAATCCCAATCCGGTGTACAAGGCTAGTCCCAGGTTCCACGATTCAGCTGAGGAAATTAATACATCATCCAGACCCCAAACTTGGGAAGAGGTCACTGTTGAGTTCAAACCTGGTCCTTGTTATTTCGTTGGTTTCCCATCCCCAAACCCCTTTAGAATTCctgaagaagcagcagcagccgcaTTCGCTGAACTGTTTGAGGAAAAGCCCCAGAATGCAGAACGTACCCCAGAAGGGGAAGAGCAGGAATCTGTACTTCAGCGCAATCAGGCTGATCCTGAATTCCCATTTCAGTATGAACCATCCTACAGGTCAGTCAGGGAAATTCGGGAGCACCTTAGGACCAGGGAGAGTGCAGAGCCTGAGAGTTGGTCCTGCAGCTGCATCCAGTGTGAACTTAAAATTGGTTCTGGAGAGTTTGAAGAACTCCTTCTGTTAATGGACAAAATCCGAGATCCTTTTATTCAGGAAATATCTAAAATCGCAATGGGTATGAGAAGTGCTTCTCAATTTACCCGAGATTTCATTCGGGATTCGGGTGTCGTCTCACTTATTGAAACCTTGCTCAATTATCCCTCCTCCCGAGTTAGGACACAGTTTTTGGAAAATATGATCCTCATGGCTCCCCCGTATCCAAATCTAAACATGATTGAGACATTCATATGTCAAGTGTGTGAGGAAACCCTTGCACAAACCGTGGATTCCCCTGAGCAGCTGCTTGGATTAAGGCTGCTTAGATACCTCACTACAACTACTGACTATCACACACTGGTTGCCAATTATATGTCTGTGTTTCTCTCCCTATTAGTCACAGGAAATGCAACAACAAAGTTTCACGTTCTGAAAATGCTGTTGAATTTGTCTGAAAATGCTGTGGTGGCCAAAAAACTATTCAATGCCAAAGCTCTCTCGATATTTGTGGGTCTCTTTAACATAGAAGAGTCAAATGATAATattcaaattgttattaaaatgtttagGAATATCAGTAATATTATAAGGAATGGAACAATGGCCTTAATTGATGATGATTTCAGTCTGGAGCCACTTATTGctgcatttcatgaatttgagaACTTAGCCAAGGACCTACAAACCCAGATAGACAATCAACATGATCCTGATCCTGAGGGGGGACAACAAAGCTAA